A window from Flavobacterium gyeonganense encodes these proteins:
- the argS gene encoding arginine--tRNA ligase, which produces MSLSQILTPSIQNAIQALFDVTVDKIEFQATRKEFEGDITMVIFPLLKLTKSNPAELGNKIGDYLVENVAEVARFNVVSGFLNIVIADRYYLNFFNEIRDNTKFGYVTPNTKEKAIMVEYSSPNTNKPLHLGHVRNNLLGYSVAEILKASGKKVYKTQIINDRGIHICKSMLAWEKFGNGETPESSGLKGDKLVGKYYVEFDKAYKGEINQLIETGKTEEEAKKQAPIIVEAQDMLKKWEAGDEKVIALWKKMNQWVYDGFDTTYTNLGVDFDQYYYESNTYLLGKDVVQVGLDKGVFEKDPDGSVWIDLTDEGLDRKIVLRSDGTAVYMTQDIGTAIQRVKDMPDVGGMVYTVGNEQDYHFKVLFLILKKLGFDWASSLYHLSYGMVDLPSGKMKSREGTVVDADDLMHDMTATAKQISEDLGKLDGYSAEEKAKLYKTIGLGALKYYILKVDPKKRILFNPEESVDFAGNTGPFIQYTYARIQSIIRKADFDFSTVTTIEELHEKEKELVKLIQLFPEIIQNAAQNHSPALIANYTYDLVKEYNSFYQSVHILGEVDLTKKIFRVQLSQKVGEVIRSAFTLLGIEVPERM; this is translated from the coding sequence ATGTCATTATCACAAATTCTTACTCCTTCTATACAAAACGCCATTCAGGCATTATTTGATGTTACTGTCGATAAAATCGAATTTCAGGCTACGCGAAAAGAGTTTGAAGGCGATATTACAATGGTGATTTTTCCTTTATTGAAATTGACTAAAAGTAATCCTGCCGAATTAGGAAATAAAATTGGAGATTATCTTGTTGAAAATGTTGCCGAAGTTGCAAGATTTAATGTTGTATCTGGTTTCCTTAATATCGTAATTGCTGATCGTTATTATCTGAATTTCTTTAATGAGATACGAGACAATACCAAATTTGGTTATGTAACTCCAAATACTAAAGAGAAGGCAATCATGGTTGAGTATTCTTCGCCAAATACCAATAAACCTTTACACTTAGGGCATGTTCGTAATAACTTATTAGGCTATTCTGTTGCTGAAATTCTGAAGGCTTCTGGTAAAAAAGTATATAAAACACAAATCATCAACGATCGTGGAATCCATATCTGCAAATCGATGCTGGCCTGGGAAAAATTTGGAAATGGAGAAACTCCGGAATCTTCAGGATTAAAAGGAGATAAGTTAGTAGGGAAATATTATGTTGAGTTTGATAAAGCTTATAAAGGTGAAATTAATCAATTAATAGAAACCGGCAAAACGGAAGAAGAAGCAAAAAAACAAGCACCCATTATAGTCGAAGCGCAAGATATGCTGAAGAAATGGGAAGCGGGGGATGAAAAAGTAATTGCACTTTGGAAGAAAATGAACCAATGGGTATATGACGGTTTTGATACCACTTATACGAATCTTGGAGTTGATTTTGATCAATATTACTACGAAAGCAATACTTATTTATTAGGAAAAGATGTGGTTCAGGTTGGACTTGATAAAGGGGTTTTTGAAAAAGATCCTGACGGTTCAGTTTGGATTGATTTGACAGATGAAGGTTTGGATCGTAAAATCGTATTGCGCTCTGATGGCACTGCCGTTTATATGACACAGGATATCGGGACTGCAATTCAGCGTGTAAAAGATATGCCTGACGTTGGCGGAATGGTTTATACCGTTGGAAACGAGCAGGATTATCATTTTAAAGTATTATTTTTAATTCTAAAAAAGTTAGGTTTTGACTGGGCTTCAAGCTTATATCATTTGTCATACGGAATGGTTGATTTACCATCCGGAAAAATGAAAAGCCGTGAAGGAACAGTAGTAGATGCTGATGACCTGATGCATGATATGACGGCAACAGCAAAACAAATCTCTGAAGATTTAGGAAAATTAGACGGTTATTCTGCTGAAGAAAAGGCTAAATTGTACAAAACAATTGGACTTGGCGCATTAAAATATTACATTTTAAAAGTAGATCCTAAAAAGCGTATTTTGTTCAATCCGGAAGAATCTGTTGATTTTGCTGGTAATACAGGTCCGTTTATTCAATATACGTATGCGAGAATTCAATCGATCATACGTAAAGCCGATTTTGATTTTTCTACTGTAACTACCATTGAAGAGTTGCACGAAAAAGAAAAAGAGCTGGTAAAACTAATCCAGCTTTTCCCGGAAATAATTCAAAATGCGGCACAAAATCATAGCCCGGCTTTAATTGCGAATTATACGTATGACTTAGTAAAAGAATACAATTCATTTTATCAATCAGTACACATTTTAGGAGAAGTTGACCTGACTAAAAAGATTTTTAGGGTACAGCTTTCGCAAAAAGTGGGTGAGGTCATCAGATCTGCTTTTACTTTATTAGGAATTGAAGTTCCTGAAAGAATGTAA
- a CDS encoding TonB-dependent receptor domain-containing protein — translation MKLKFLLFALLGIIATTTAQNTGTVSGKIIEKSNKAPISYATVSIKDNGKVVSGVNTDDNGDFTIKNLALKSYTIEIQYIGFRKYIGSVILSENKKTATVNVSLEEEATQLKGVNIVAERSTIEQKIDRKVINVGKDLTTAGASASDIMNNIPSVNVDQDGKLSLRGNDNVRVLIDGRPSNIDPAQLLKQIPSTSIKKIELITNPSAKYNPEGMSGIINIVLHKNANTGFNGSYSGGITFGETAKYNQSLDLNYKTGKVNFFGNGGTNFGTYFNDGFIKKTDKSTIQNLDISNKNDSYLYKIGMDYLIDDHNTLSFYSTQNKATGLGFVNTDIDYFNSPEEISNVYQKGRYEGPNKTGTYNLAYKHIFKKEGHTLDFEGNYSTTEETQNASFDTETIKTDNTTNRNVYSDFINDKRKLSTLNVDYINPLNEKTTLEAGAEARITKTENNYATENPFAEFPVSNYIYDTNIYSAYVTFGQKFKKISYQLGARFESYNLKSNLNYGYKIFNDDYITLYPSAYLTYNLNEKNTFQLSYSRRVDRPSLEQTKPIREFSTPLVTSFGNQDLRPQFTNSVELNYTKTLEKGSFTTGVFYRSINDPISRTLRPDELNPNKQIMSFTNYDHNTSYGFEVSLNYKITKWWDIQPSIDFSSINQQGVVFKYDQTQPTKSTADERTVTMAAFNARMNSNFKATKRLSFLLFGFYRGPVEDVQQERKEMYKIDMGSRYTLLDNKMNISVRFNDVFNTMKYAFDTQYPYPQSGQFTWESQTVYLGLTYNFGGAKIKKLQRKQRDDNTSKDAGGMF, via the coding sequence ATGAAATTAAAATTTTTATTGTTCGCATTACTGGGAATAATTGCAACAACTACTGCCCAGAATACGGGAACTGTATCCGGTAAAATTATTGAAAAATCGAATAAGGCGCCTATTTCTTATGCTACAGTTTCGATCAAAGACAACGGAAAAGTCGTTTCCGGAGTGAATACAGACGACAATGGGGATTTTACGATTAAAAACCTTGCCCTAAAAAGTTACACAATCGAAATACAGTATATTGGTTTCAGGAAATATATCGGGTCTGTAATTTTGAGTGAAAACAAAAAAACGGCTACCGTGAATGTATCGCTTGAAGAAGAAGCAACGCAGCTAAAAGGCGTAAATATTGTTGCGGAACGTTCTACAATTGAGCAGAAAATCGATCGTAAAGTAATCAATGTTGGGAAAGATTTAACCACAGCAGGGGCTTCGGCATCTGACATCATGAATAATATTCCGTCTGTGAATGTAGATCAGGACGGAAAGCTTTCGCTTCGCGGAAATGACAATGTACGTGTATTAATTGACGGACGACCTTCTAATATTGATCCAGCGCAATTATTAAAACAAATTCCATCGACTTCTATCAAAAAAATTGAATTGATTACCAATCCAAGTGCGAAATACAACCCTGAGGGAATGTCGGGAATCATCAATATTGTTTTGCACAAAAATGCCAATACTGGTTTTAACGGAAGTTATAGCGGTGGAATCACCTTTGGGGAAACTGCGAAATACAATCAGTCATTAGATTTGAATTATAAAACAGGAAAAGTAAATTTCTTTGGAAACGGCGGAACTAATTTCGGGACTTATTTTAATGATGGCTTCATCAAAAAAACAGATAAAAGCACTATCCAGAACTTAGATATTTCTAATAAAAATGATTCATATTTATATAAAATTGGAATGGATTATTTAATTGATGATCATAATACATTATCTTTTTATAGTACACAAAATAAAGCAACAGGACTTGGATTCGTAAATACAGATATTGATTACTTTAATTCACCGGAAGAAATTAGTAATGTATATCAAAAAGGAAGATATGAAGGCCCAAACAAAACCGGAACTTATAATCTGGCTTACAAACACATCTTTAAAAAAGAAGGCCACACATTAGATTTTGAAGGAAATTATAGTACTACAGAGGAAACTCAGAATGCTTCTTTTGATACTGAAACCATAAAAACAGATAATACAACCAACAGAAATGTTTATAGTGATTTCATAAATGACAAACGTAAATTAAGTACTTTGAATGTGGATTATATAAATCCTTTAAATGAAAAAACGACATTGGAAGCTGGAGCTGAAGCCAGAATAACGAAAACAGAGAATAATTATGCAACTGAAAATCCGTTTGCTGAATTCCCTGTATCTAATTATATCTATGATACTAATATCTATTCAGCTTATGTAACTTTTGGTCAGAAATTCAAAAAAATCAGTTATCAACTGGGCGCGCGTTTTGAAAGTTATAATCTCAAATCCAATTTAAATTATGGTTATAAAATATTTAATGATGATTATATTACCTTATATCCTTCTGCTTATTTAACGTATAATCTGAACGAAAAAAACACTTTTCAGTTGAGTTACAGCCGTCGTGTTGATCGCCCAAGTTTAGAACAGACAAAACCGATTCGTGAGTTTTCAACTCCATTGGTTACCTCATTTGGAAATCAGGACTTAAGACCTCAGTTTACCAATTCTGTAGAATTAAATTATACCAAAACTTTAGAAAAAGGAAGCTTTACTACAGGTGTATTTTACAGAAGTATTAACGATCCGATTAGCAGAACTTTAAGACCAGATGAATTAAATCCAAATAAACAAATTATGAGTTTTACTAATTATGATCATAATACTTCGTATGGATTTGAAGTTTCTTTAAATTACAAAATTACAAAATGGTGGGATATTCAGCCTTCTATCGACTTTTCAAGCATTAATCAGCAAGGAGTTGTGTTTAAATATGATCAAACACAACCCACAAAAAGCACTGCAGATGAGAGAACAGTTACGATGGCAGCATTCAACGCCCGTATGAATTCTAACTTCAAGGCCACAAAACGTTTAAGCTTTTTATTATTCGGATTTTACAGAGGACCAGTTGAAGATGTACAGCAGGAAAGAAAGGAAATGTACAAAATAGATATGGGTTCACGCTATACGTTATTAGACAACAAAATGAATATCAGTGTACGTTTTAATGATGTTTTCAATACTATGAAATATGCTTTTGACACCCAATATCCTTATCCTCAATCAGGACAGTTTACCTGGGAAAGTCAAACGGTTTACCTGGGTTTAACTTACAACTTTGGTGGTGCAAAAATCAAAAAATTACAACGTAAACAAAGAGATGACAATACCAGTAAAGATGCTGGCGGAATGTTTTAA
- a CDS encoding copper homeostasis protein CutC, with the protein MKKSQLEIACFNYESALIAQDNGADRIELCENMKLGGTTPNYVLTVKVREKLSIKMHVIIRPRGGDFFYTDEEIAEMKQDIKQFKKLGVDGFVFGILNEDGTINKKKNLELVNLARPLPCNFHRAFDVVENIEQSLEDIIDCGFKTILTSGQEINVEEGIFNLEKIQKLSGDRIEIMPGGGLRSSNIKLLQDKLEPTFYHSSAITDDTETANPEEVKEIRNFL; encoded by the coding sequence ATGAAAAAAAGCCAACTCGAAATAGCGTGCTTTAATTATGAATCAGCATTGATTGCTCAGGATAACGGTGCTGACCGAATCGAATTGTGCGAAAATATGAAGCTTGGAGGTACAACTCCAAATTATGTTTTAACGGTCAAGGTTCGTGAAAAACTTTCCATAAAAATGCATGTGATCATAAGGCCACGAGGTGGAGATTTTTTTTATACAGATGAGGAAATTGCCGAAATGAAACAAGATATAAAACAGTTTAAAAAGTTAGGAGTTGATGGTTTTGTTTTTGGGATTTTAAATGAAGATGGTACTATCAATAAAAAGAAAAATCTGGAATTAGTCAATTTGGCCAGACCGCTTCCGTGTAATTTTCATCGGGCTTTTGATGTAGTTGAAAATATCGAACAATCTTTAGAAGATATTATAGATTGTGGTTTCAAAACGATTTTAACCTCCGGACAGGAAATAAACGTTGAAGAGGGGATTTTTAATCTTGAAAAAATTCAAAAATTATCCGGTGACAGAATTGAAATTATGCCTGGAGGGGGATTACGATCTTCAAATATTAAGTTATTGCAGGATAAATTAGAACCTACTTTTTATCATTCATCAGCTATTACTGATGATACAGAAACAGCAAATCCCGAAGAAGTAAAAGAAATTCGAAATTTTTTATAA
- a CDS encoding 3-oxoacyl-ACP synthase III family protein, giving the protein MYHSKIAGLGYYVPSNVVTNDDLSKIMDTNDEWIQERTGIQERRHIIRGEDTTTSMGVKAAKIAIERSGVAKEDIDFVVFATLSPDYYFPGPGVLVQRDLGLRTVGALDVRNQCSGFVYAISVADQYIKTGMYKNILVIGSEVHSTGLDMTTRGRGVSVIFGDGAGAAVLSREEDLSKGILSTHLHSEGQHAEELALQAPGMGARWVTDIIADNDPNDESYYPYMNGQFVFKNAVVRFAEVINEGLEANGLQVSDIDMLIPHQANLRISQFIQNKFKLSDDQVHNNIQKYGNTTAASIPIALTEAWEQGKIKSGDTVVLAAFGSGFTWASAIIKW; this is encoded by the coding sequence ATGTATCATTCAAAAATTGCGGGCTTAGGATATTATGTTCCTTCAAATGTGGTGACAAACGATGATTTGTCTAAGATTATGGATACCAATGATGAGTGGATTCAGGAACGGACCGGAATTCAGGAAAGAAGACATATTATTCGTGGTGAAGACACTACAACTTCGATGGGGGTCAAAGCTGCTAAGATAGCAATTGAACGTTCCGGCGTAGCCAAAGAAGATATAGATTTTGTAGTTTTTGCAACATTGAGCCCTGATTACTATTTTCCAGGACCCGGAGTTTTGGTACAGCGTGATTTGGGATTACGGACTGTAGGGGCATTAGATGTTAGAAATCAATGTTCAGGTTTTGTGTATGCTATTTCTGTTGCGGATCAATATATTAAGACCGGAATGTATAAAAACATTTTAGTAATTGGTTCTGAAGTACATTCTACAGGATTAGATATGACCACAAGAGGGCGTGGGGTTTCCGTAATTTTTGGCGATGGGGCAGGAGCGGCAGTTTTAAGCCGTGAAGAAGATTTGTCAAAAGGAATTTTATCAACGCATTTACATTCTGAAGGGCAGCATGCTGAAGAACTTGCTTTGCAGGCTCCGGGAATGGGGGCACGCTGGGTAACTGATATTATTGCAGATAATGACCCTAATGATGAAAGTTATTATCCGTATATGAATGGACAATTTGTGTTTAAAAATGCAGTTGTGCGTTTTGCAGAAGTTATAAATGAAGGCTTAGAAGCAAATGGTTTGCAAGTGTCGGATATTGATATGCTGATCCCGCATCAGGCAAATTTAAGAATCTCGCAATTCATTCAGAATAAATTCAAATTATCAGACGATCAGGTTCATAATAATATCCAGAAATACGGTAATACAACTGCAGCGTCTATCCCGATTGCTTTAACAGAAGCATGGGAGCAGGGAAAAATCAAATCCGGGGATACTGTTGTTTTAGCAGCTTTTGGAAGTGGATTTACCTGGGCAAGTGCCATTATCAAATGGTAA
- a CDS encoding PDZ domain-containing protein translates to MKKIICTLALAVTLWSCKTGTSSAAKENVAVNINLTDVKDDKVLVTVTAPQIKTDEVIYSIPKTVPGTYSTDNYGKYSDDFKAFDVKGNALNVKRIDDNSWSISDAKKLKTITYLVGDTFDTEKGTGFGNDDVFSPAGTNINAGINFMVNTHGFVGYFQDKLDVPYKVTITHPETLWGATSMTDEDASKTSDVFTTPRYAVLVENPIMYSKPDYTTFNVNGMDILIAVYSPTGKFTAESITPEMKTMMTAQKNFLGKVNATKKYTVLLYLSSMAKDDAHGFGALEHPTVTTVVLPESMPKEKLVESMKDVVSHEFFHIVTPLTIHSKEIQYFDYNAPKMSEHLWMYEGVTEYFANLFQINQGLIDEPEFYTRIADKIEQAKSLNDTMSFTVMSKNVLEQPYKDQYLNVYQKGALIGMCIDIIIREKSNGERGILDLMHKLSEEYGVEKPFNDNELFDKITKLTYPEVGEFLKTHVAGTTPIQYDQYLAKVGVTKASEKKAGSVFIKGQMPYIGVDPKTKQISVRQDVELNPFFTNLDLKPGDVILSINAKPYTLDNIYDLIGESENWKENDPITVQIKRAGADKTIKGTVKLPYEESETFKATDASKEKLKNAWLKG, encoded by the coding sequence ATGAAAAAAATAATTTGCACATTAGCGCTTGCAGTTACCTTATGGAGCTGTAAAACAGGGACGTCAAGTGCAGCGAAGGAAAACGTTGCTGTCAATATTAATCTTACTGATGTAAAAGATGATAAAGTTTTGGTTACAGTAACCGCACCTCAGATAAAAACTGATGAAGTAATTTACAGTATACCTAAAACTGTTCCGGGAACCTATTCTACAGATAATTACGGAAAATATTCAGATGATTTTAAAGCTTTTGATGTAAAAGGGAATGCATTAAATGTAAAAAGAATCGATGATAATTCATGGTCAATTTCGGATGCAAAAAAATTGAAGACAATTACCTATTTGGTTGGCGATACTTTTGATACAGAAAAAGGAACGGGTTTTGGTAATGATGATGTGTTTTCTCCAGCGGGAACAAACATAAATGCCGGAATCAATTTTATGGTAAATACGCATGGCTTTGTTGGATATTTTCAGGATAAATTAGATGTTCCGTATAAAGTTACCATCACACATCCAGAAACACTTTGGGGAGCAACTTCAATGACAGATGAAGATGCAAGCAAAACAAGTGATGTTTTTACAACACCTCGTTATGCTGTTTTGGTAGAGAATCCAATTATGTATTCTAAGCCTGATTATACTACATTCAATGTTAACGGGATGGATATTTTGATTGCTGTTTATTCTCCAACCGGAAAATTCACTGCAGAAAGTATTACTCCGGAAATGAAAACAATGATGACGGCACAAAAAAACTTTTTAGGCAAAGTAAATGCTACTAAAAAATATACAGTTTTATTGTATTTGTCAAGTATGGCAAAGGATGATGCGCATGGCTTTGGGGCTTTAGAACATCCAACAGTCACTACAGTTGTTTTACCTGAATCGATGCCGAAAGAGAAATTGGTTGAGTCGATGAAAGATGTAGTTTCACACGAATTTTTTCATATTGTAACGCCATTGACTATTCACTCTAAAGAAATTCAGTATTTTGATTATAATGCTCCAAAAATGTCTGAACATTTGTGGATGTACGAAGGTGTAACAGAATATTTCGCGAATCTTTTTCAGATTAATCAGGGCTTAATTGATGAACCTGAATTTTATACCCGTATTGCGGATAAAATCGAACAGGCAAAAAGTTTAAACGATACGATGTCATTTACAGTGATGAGTAAAAATGTACTGGAGCAGCCTTACAAAGACCAATATTTAAATGTATATCAAAAAGGGGCGCTAATCGGAATGTGTATCGATATTATTATCAGGGAAAAAAGTAACGGAGAAAGAGGGATTCTCGATCTGATGCATAAATTATCTGAAGAATATGGAGTTGAAAAACCATTTAATGACAATGAACTTTTTGATAAAATCACAAAATTGACTTATCCTGAAGTTGGGGAATTCCTGAAAACCCATGTTGCCGGAACGACTCCTATTCAGTATGATCAATATTTAGCTAAAGTGGGCGTTACAAAGGCATCTGAGAAAAAAGCGGGTTCAGTTTTCATAAAAGGGCAGATGCCATACATAGGAGTTGATCCAAAAACGAAACAAATAAGTGTTCGTCAGGATGTTGAGTTAAATCCGTTTTTTACTAATCTGGATCTAAAACCAGGAGATGTAATTTTGTCAATAAATGCTAAACCATATACTTTAGACAATATATATGATTTAATTGGTGAGAGTGAAAACTGGAAAGAAAATGATCCCATTACTGTTCAGATAAAAAGAGCTGGTGCTGATAAAACAATAAAAGGTACAGTAAAATTACCTTACGAAGAAAGTGAAACGTTTAAAGCTACAGATGCTTCAAAAGAAAAACTTAAAAATGCCTGGCTAAAAGGATAG
- a CDS encoding DUF2805 domain-containing protein — protein MKKSNRKELNWEQTEKLVSLALEERNPFEIIKKEFGLSEKEVLEIMKKKMPLEKFEMWKKKAIANKPKPKPVKIDDFDEDLDGKYYIKNKLD, from the coding sequence ATGAAAAAGAGTAACCGCAAAGAATTGAATTGGGAACAAACTGAAAAGCTTGTTTCGTTGGCATTAGAAGAGAGAAATCCATTCGAAATTATAAAAAAAGAATTTGGATTGTCAGAAAAAGAAGTTCTGGAAATAATGAAAAAGAAAATGCCTCTTGAAAAATTCGAGATGTGGAAAAAGAAGGCAATCGCAAATAAACCAAAGCCAAAACCAGTTAAAATAGACGATTTTGACGAAGATCTGGATGGAAAATACTATATAAAAAATAAATTAGACTAA
- a CDS encoding EamA family transporter: MSQKNVLKGVFLVALGATSYGMLATFVKMAYEEGFTTAEVTTSQFILGLIGILLINAFQKVKYKTKVVRATSKNIFKLMLAGTSLGMTSLFYYLAVKYIPVSIGIVLLMQTVWMGVLLEMILEKKLPSLQKIIAVFIVLIGTVLATNILNSSIELDWRGIGWGVLAAASFTTTMFTANRVALEISSAQRSLYMLLGGAVIVFSFAFATQITPFNFSIFLKWGIVLSLFGTIIPPMLMNAGFPLTGIGLGSIVSALELPVSVMMAFVLLNEKVVFLQWIGIILIILAIIIMNINFRKKN, translated from the coding sequence ATGTCACAAAAAAATGTTCTCAAAGGAGTTTTTCTGGTTGCTTTAGGCGCTACAAGTTATGGTATGCTGGCTACCTTTGTAAAAATGGCTTATGAAGAAGGTTTTACTACTGCAGAAGTCACCACATCTCAATTTATATTAGGGCTTATAGGTATTTTGCTGATTAATGCTTTTCAAAAGGTAAAATATAAAACAAAAGTGGTAAGAGCCACATCAAAAAATATTTTTAAGTTAATGCTGGCAGGAACTTCGCTCGGAATGACGAGTTTGTTTTATTATCTGGCTGTAAAATATATTCCGGTTTCTATTGGTATTGTTTTATTGATGCAAACGGTATGGATGGGCGTTTTGCTCGAAATGATTTTAGAGAAGAAACTTCCGTCACTTCAAAAAATAATTGCTGTTTTTATTGTTTTAATTGGAACTGTGCTCGCAACGAATATCCTTAATAGCAGTATTGAGTTAGACTGGCGAGGTATTGGCTGGGGTGTTCTTGCGGCTGCATCATTTACCACAACGATGTTTACTGCGAACCGTGTTGCTCTTGAAATTTCTTCGGCGCAAAGAAGTTTATACATGCTTTTGGGTGGTGCTGTTATTGTTTTTTCGTTTGCTTTTGCTACACAAATCACACCCTTCAATTTTTCAATTTTCCTAAAATGGGGCATTGTGCTTTCTCTTTTCGGAACTATAATTCCGCCAATGCTTATGAATGCTGGATTTCCATTGACCGGAATTGGTTTAGGGAGTATTGTTTCGGCTCTTGAGCTTCCTGTTTCTGTAATGATGGCATTTGTTTTATTGAATGAAAAAGTGGTTTTTTTACAATGGATTGGGATTATTTTGATTATTCTGGCTATTATCATAATGAATATCAATTTCAGAAAGAAAAACTGA
- a CDS encoding DUF4369 domain-containing protein, whose amino-acid sequence MKKSIIAIIAIGLLAVSCDKKESTDGLHLTGNIKGLKEGKLYIQRYNDTALVAIDSIKIDGNSAFETNIKLESPEMLYLFLDRGVTNSLDNNIIFFAEPGNINIDANLDNFINGAKITGSKNHELYEEYQKVNSRFKDESLSLIEAKFKALKRQDQKAVDSIVARGDSNIKRKYLFATNFAINHKDHEIAPYIALAEIYDINLKFLDTIQKSMTPKVANSLYGKKLTKYVNEIKKEEKK is encoded by the coding sequence ATGAAAAAATCAATTATTGCAATTATTGCAATTGGCTTATTAGCTGTCTCATGTGACAAAAAAGAATCAACAGACGGCCTGCATCTTACAGGAAACATAAAAGGACTAAAAGAGGGGAAATTATATATCCAAAGATATAATGACACAGCTTTAGTAGCTATTGACAGTATTAAAATTGATGGAAATTCAGCCTTCGAAACAAATATAAAATTAGAATCACCAGAGATGCTTTATCTATTTCTGGATCGTGGAGTTACCAATTCATTAGACAATAATATTATATTTTTTGCAGAACCGGGCAATATAAATATCGATGCGAATCTGGATAATTTTATCAATGGTGCTAAAATTACCGGATCAAAAAACCATGAGTTATATGAAGAGTATCAAAAAGTAAACTCTCGTTTTAAAGATGAAAGCCTTTCATTAATTGAAGCAAAATTCAAAGCTTTAAAAAGACAGGATCAAAAAGCGGTTGACAGCATTGTAGCAAGAGGTGATTCGAACATTAAACGAAAATATTTATTTGCTACTAACTTTGCAATTAACCACAAAGATCATGAAATAGCACCCTATATTGCTTTAGCAGAAATTTACGATATTAATCTTAAGTTTTTGGATACTATTCAAAAATCTATGACACCTAAAGTTGCAAATTCATTATATGGTAAAAAACTAACCAAGTATGTAAATGAAATTAAAAAAGAGGAAAAGAAATAA